One Pseudodesulfovibrio cashew DNA window includes the following coding sequences:
- a CDS encoding ABC transporter ATP-binding protein produces the protein MSLLEIKDMTKQFGGLTAVDSLDLSIGRGEILGLIGPNGAGKSTAFNCVAGVFPPTNGSIVFDGEDITGQSPWDLCKKGMGRTFQIVKPFNALTALENVMVGAFATTSKRNEAEEKSAEVLDMLGMGDKKELKPGAMTIADRKRLEIAKALATDPKLLLLDEVMAGLRPTEVDEVIEIIRSLKESGMTIFVIEHIMRAIMALSDEIVVIQFGKKICQGVPEVVANDENVIKAYLGEDYAAA, from the coding sequence ATGAGTCTGCTCGAAATCAAAGACATGACCAAACAGTTCGGCGGCCTGACCGCCGTGGACAGCCTGGATCTGTCCATCGGCCGGGGAGAAATCCTCGGGCTCATCGGCCCCAACGGCGCGGGCAAGTCCACGGCCTTCAACTGCGTGGCAGGGGTGTTCCCTCCCACCAACGGCTCCATAGTCTTCGACGGAGAGGACATCACCGGGCAGTCGCCCTGGGACCTTTGCAAAAAGGGGATGGGCCGGACGTTCCAGATCGTGAAGCCCTTCAATGCCCTGACCGCCCTGGAAAACGTGATGGTCGGTGCGTTCGCCACGACAAGCAAGCGCAACGAGGCCGAGGAGAAGAGCGCGGAAGTCCTCGACATGCTCGGCATGGGTGACAAGAAGGAACTCAAGCCTGGAGCCATGACCATCGCCGACCGCAAACGGCTGGAAATAGCCAAGGCGCTGGCCACGGACCCCAAGCTGCTCCTGCTGGACGAGGTCATGGCGGGGCTCCGTCCCACCGAAGTGGACGAGGTCATAGAGATCATCCGTTCGCTCAAGGAAAGCGGCATGACCATCTTCGTCATTGAGCACATCATGCGCGCCATCATGGCCCTTTCCGACGAGATCGTGGTTATCCAGTTCGGCAAGAAAATCTGCCAGGGCGTGCCGGAAGTGGTCGCCAATGATGAAAACGTAATCAAGGCTTATCTGGGAGAGGACTATGCCGCTGCTTGA